The Desulfobacterales bacterium genome segment ACTGAGACACCAGCTGAGACGCGAGAACCCCCAGGAAGATGCCGATAATCCCGCCGATCAGGCTCAATACCAGCGCTTCCGTTAAAAACTGATAAAGAATATCCCGCTGCTGGGCGCCCACGGCCATGCGGATGCCGATTTCGCGGGTTCTTTCCGTAACGGAAACCAGCATGATGTTCATGATGCCGATCCCGACCACCAGCAAAGAGATGGAGGCGATGGCGCCCAGCAGGATCGTCATGACATTGGCGGATGATTCGGCCGTAGACATGGCTTCGGTTAAATTGCGAATTGAAAAGTCATCATCCTGATCGGAGCGGATTCGGTGGCGCTGCTGCAATAACCGGGTGATTTCCCGGCCACTTTCATAACATCCGAACCGGTGGCCCGACCATCATGACTCGCACCATACCGGATAAGCGAGAGCCGAAAAGGACCCGCTGCCCGTTTGTCAGAGGCACTTAAACGACTTCCTCGTGATCCTGTCCCCAGGTGGTTTGTCTTTTTGAAGCATGCATCCCAATGACGGTAAAAGGGAATTTATTGGTTCTGATAATTTGTCCGATGGGAACCATCACACCGAACAGGCTGTTTACCACCATTTGTTCTCTCTGGAACGGCCCTAATCGTAAGGTAGGTTCAAAAAAATCGAGTCCGAATTTATATGCCGATATGTCGCTGCGGGTTGGTTAATGGTTACATGAATTTTTTTGTAACCTTTCCAAAACGGCCGACGACTTAACGTTCAAAGCGAAATTATAAATAACAGCCGGGAATAAATACAGGAGGCAAGATGAATCAAAAAAAAACAATTGCAGGCGCAGTAGCCGGACTTTTGATTTTTATGATCGCATTCGCCGTAGAAGCCGGACCCATTGGATTCGGCCGGCCAGGCGCCGGAATGGATCCGGGTTTGGGCAGACTGCAGCTTTTTATGGAACTAAAACTAACGGAAGCTCAGCAGGCCGAAATGATGAATATTATAAACAGGTATCGGGTGGCGGGAGAACCCCTTCGATCGAATGTAACTGATGCGAGAAAGAATCTGCGGGCAATCATACAGTCAGACCTGTTCAATGAGGCGGCTGTCCGTCAGGCTTTTCGCCAGGTATCGGCACTTAGAGAAGACAGATTTGTATTAAGGGCGAAAATGATGGGTGAGCTGAACGCGCTGCTGACACCCGCGCAAAGGGAAGTGCTGAAAGATAAAAAAGCGTAACGGTTAGAGAAAATGAAGCATCGATTCGGCTCTCTTCCGGAAGAACGATCTTATTAGACACGAAACCGGATATTAGCTACATGTAATTATCAGATATCATAGGGCATAACGCCACTGAGCTTGGAAATACCAGAAGCAGCAGTCGATTTAGGGTCAGTTTTGCGTTGACGCTCCAAAGAGAGTCGCCTATAGCGTTCACATGCACAATGACACGTCCACGCCCAGTGACGCCGACATTGTCCGACAGGTTGTCGGCGGAAATGTCAATGCCTTTGAGATACTGTTAAATCGGCATCAAGCGCTTGTTTTGCGGGTTGTAAACAGACATTTGCCGAACCATGAGGTGGAAGAGACGATCCAGGATGTTTTCGTGCGGGCCAACCGATCGTTGCCGACGTTCAATGGAACCGGCGATTTTTCACACTGGCTGGCGTCCATTGCCGTGAGGACCTGTTATGATTATTGGCGCAAGGCATACCGCGCAAGGGAAATTCCCCTGAGCGAATTGACCGACAGGCATCAGCAGCGGCTTGAGAATGTGATGTCTGAACAGCGGGAAGAATTATCTGCGCCAAAAGGATACCGAAGCGAAGCCGGCGAAGTGCTCGACTGGGCTTTGGCAAGGCTGCCCGCGGAAGATAGAATGGTTCTTGCGTTGGTTTATTTTGAAGACCTTTCGGTGAAAGAAGCGGCGAAACTGTTGAGCTGGAGTGTTGCCAACGTAAAAATCCGGTCGTTTCGTGCCCGAAGGAAACTTGAAAAAACGCTCAAAAGTATGATTCTAAACCAGGGCGGGGGATGCAACCATGAAATCTCTTGAGTATCGGCTGGAAGTATTAAAGAAAATACTGCTCCAGCGGTATCATGAAAAAGAGAAGCTGGAATTAGATGTTCGGTGGCAGGCGAATGTGATGCGTCGTGTCAGGATTTTAGGTGCCTTGCAACTAAAACCGGACCCGCTGGTGCAGTTCGGGCAGTTTGCATGGCGGCTGACGCCGATCACCTGCCTGCTGATCATTGTGTCGGCGGCTGTATTGCTGAAATTTGATTTTACGCCGGATTTCAATGTGCTCATATCCTTTATCACGGATGCGGAAGAGGTCAGTCTGGTTCAGCTTTTGCCGCTCTAAGGTGATGAGATGAAAAAATGGAAAATGATAACAGGGATATTGCTGGTATTTGTACTCGGCGTGCTGCTGGGGTCACTGGGTACCGGATTTTATCATCAGTACCTTTTTGATCGTTTCAGAAAAAACCCCGGGGAAAGAAAGGCGTTCGTTCTGAATAAATTTTCTGAAAGACTCCGTTTGACGGAAGATCAGCAAAATGTTTTTAAAACCGTTATCGATCAAATGGACGGGCAGAGACGGACGCAAATACTGATGAACCGTTCCGAGCTCAAGAGAATAAGGGATGAAAGTTATATAGAGATGAAAAAAGTCCTGAACCCCGATCAGCAAAATGAATTTGATGAGTTAATCAGAGAGCTTCGAAAGCGCCGTAAATTTAAACCCCTGACGGACCGCCAAGAAAATAAACCGTAACCTCAATGAAGATTACCCTGCCTTGAACCGCAATAGCGAGTAAATTCCCCGCAGCGGCTCGACCCTGAGGCTCATGACCGAAGGGCTCGCCGCAAGCATTCGAATTCCGGACCAAATATAATTATTGACAAGCCGGGCGCTTTTCGTTAACCAAATATTCCTTAAAGGTTAACCAAAAGGTGATATCGTATGAAAAGGCAGATTTTAAAAGCACTTCGGAGGGATAATGGCATTGTTTCAGGCGAGGCATTGAGCCGGACTTTGGGCGTTTCACGGGTGTCGGTCTGGAAACATATCCGGAAACTGCAGGAATGCGGATACCCGATCGTCAGTACCGCCAAGGGCTATTGCCTCAATGGTTCTTTCGACGCCCTTTTTCCCTGGGAATTTTCCGGCCGGGAAGCCCATGTCCATTATTTCCCCGAGGCAACCTCCACAATGGAAATAGCCAAAGAGATGGCCCGCAAGGGCTCGCCCCACTTTACCATTGTAATTGCCGGCCGTCAGCAGCAGGGCCGCGGCCGCTTAAAACGGGTTTGGCTTTCGGCCGATGGCGGCCTATACTTTACCATGGTGCTGCGGCCGGGGGTACCCACCGCCCTTGCGCCGCGGATCAATTTCCTGGCATCGCTGGTCCTGGCGCAGACGCTGCGCCGCTTGTACAGCATCGATGCCAAAGTAAAATGGCCCAATGACATTCTAGTGGACGGCAAAAAAATTTCAGGCATGCTGTCGGAAATGGAAGCTGATTCCGATACGGCAACCTTCATCAATATCGGCATCGGGGTGAACGTCAACAACGACCCTTCCAACAGAGAACCGGGGGCTATTTCCTTAAAAAAGATTCACGGAAAGGCGTTTTCACGAAAAGCGTTGCTGACCGATTTTCTGGACGTGTTTGAAACCCGGCTGGAATCGCTGTCCCTTGATGCCGTGATCCCGGAATGGAAACGCCATACCCTGACACTGGGGCGATCGGTAAAGATCGTAACGACCCGGGAAACCGTCGAAGGGGTTGCGGAGGATGTGGATGATAACGGCGCTTTGCTGTTGCGGCTGCCGGACGGGTCCTTAAAAAAAATCGTTAGCGGCGATTGTTATCTGTAACTTATCGAGATCAAAGGAGTAAATTATTTCATGGATAATTCTGAGCAACTGCGCATGACAGTATACGCGTCGCTCCTGGCGGCGCTGACGGCAGCCGGCGCCTATTTGATCATTCCCATTGGTCCGGTGCCGATATCCCTTCAGACACTGTTTATTTATCTGACCGGGCTGCTTTTGGGAAGCCGCTGGGGATCGGCCAGCGTGGCCGTATATTTATTGGCCGGCTTCTGCGGGCTGCCGGTCTTTGCCGGCGGTACCGGCGGAATCGGACGGCTGGCGGGACCCACGGGCGGATATCTTTTCGGCTATCTGGCGGCCGTATTTGTTATCGGTCTGATTACGGAGAAAGCGTACCGGCACTGGATAATTGATGTGATCGCCATGGCGGTCGGCACCTTCATCATTTATTCCGCAGGCGTGGTCTGGCTTAAAACCGTAACGGGCATGACTTTCAATAAGGCTGTGACCGTGGGAATGCTCCCTTTTCTGGTGGGAGACAGCCTCAAGATCCTTGCTGCCGTTCCGATTACCAGGGTGGTTCGTCCGCTGCTCAACCCTGCAGTTGCATAAAATACATGACAAATTATAGAAAAAAGAATGATAACAAGGCATTTTAATAAATTTGGGTATGTTTTCCGAATAAACTTTTGGTGATATTTAAAACAAATAAAAAATTGTCATGTTTTTTACCCGAAGGGAAAGCCGAGGATACCCCATCTCCTTCGTTGCCAAGAGCTCGCAGTAAAATACTACGGCTTCGCCCTTGGACGCCTTGGATCTGGGGCATCCTCGACTTTTGCACCAACAGGGTCTATTTACGACAGGTGGGCGTTGAAACAAGATGATTGAAGCTGAAAATTTAAGCCATCGCTTTTCCAACGGAAAGCTGGGAATCGACCGCATCACGCTCTCCGTCGGCGAGGGTGAATTCGTGATTATTGCCGGGCCCAACGGGTCCGGCAAAACCACATTTATTCGTCATTTGAACGGGCTGATGAAGCCGACTGCCGGCAAGGTCCTGCTGGACGGCATGGATGTGGCCCGGGATGTTGTGCGGGCGCGGCAAATGGTGGGGATGGTGTTTCAGGATCCTGACAGCCAGATCGTGGGCGAAACCGTATATGACGATGTGGCTTTCGGGCCGGAAAATCTGTCCCTGGACCGCGCAGAAATCAACAAACGGGTGGAAACTTCATTGCAGTCGGTGGGCCTGACCCATCTGGCCCACCAGCGGCCGCATCTCCTATCGGGCGGCGAAAAACGCCGACTGGCCATCGCCGGGGTTCTGGCCATGCGGCCCAGGGTGGTCATTTTTGATGAACCTTTTTCCAGTCTCGATTACCCCGGTGTGCGGCAGGTGCTGGGGCGGATTGTTTCGCTGCATCAGTCCGGTCATACGATCCTGGTGACCACCCATGATCTGGAAAAGGTGATCGCCCATGCCGGGCGTCTCATTATTTTGGCAGACGGTAAAATCGTCCGGGACGGTCCGCCGGGAACAGTCATCAAGGATGCCGAGCAATTCGGTGTGAGAGCGCCCTGTGCTTCCCGTCTGGGTCTGGAGGTAAGCTCATGGCTGAACTGACCAGCTTCAGTTATCAGGTCGGCAGGTCCCTCGCACATGGTCTGGATGCCCGTTTCAAACTCCTGTTTCTGGTTTTGATCAGTCTGGCCAGTCTGAAGGCGGGTTTGTGGGCGCTGCTGTTTTTATGCGGCGGTCTGTGGTGGATTCTTTCGGACCTACGGTTGCCGCTGGTTGCCGTTTTAAGGGAACTGCGCTATTTTTTGTTTCTGCTCATTGTCGTGTTTGCCGCCCGTGCGTTGGCGACCCCGGGTGAAGCTGTTTTTACCAGCGCACTCATTACCATCACGCGGGAGGGGCTTGTGGACGGTGTGCTGGTTTGCTGGCGACTGTTGCTGATTGTTTTGCTGGGGCTCCTTTTAACGGCAACGACCCGTCCGTCGGAAATACGGGCAGCGGTTGAATGGATTTTAAAACCGATTCCGGCGGTCCCGGCAAAGCGGATTGGAACCATGATGGGCCTGATCATGCGGTTCATACCGGTGATCCTGAACCAAGTCAGGGAGACCGCCGAAGCCCAGCGGGCCAGAGGGGTTGAAAACAGGGAAAATCCGTTATACCGTCTCACAAAACTGGGCATTCCGCTGATCCGGCGAACCTTTGAAAACGCGGATCGTTTGATCACGGCCATGGAAGCACGATGTTACAGCGAGAATCGAACCGGCCCGGAACTGAAGTCCACCCCAAGAGACTGGATCGCCCTTTTGGTAATTATTGCCTTGGGTCTTTCGATGATTTTTATATAGACCGCAATCCAAAATCTCACCTCTTTATTTTCTTTACAGGGCATATGATTTATTAACAAAACAGGTTCCAATGCGTCCGAAATCATTGTTGCGTTTTGATGCAATTTCAGGATAGCGTCATTATTTGACAGGTCAACATAACTATAGTAATTTCAACTCATTTCTTATTGCTTAATCTAAAGGAGTTCAGCCCTTGAAAATTATCATTATAGGGGCCGGTGAGGTCGGTTTTCATATCGCCAACCGGCTGTCGGTTGAAAACAAGGATGTGATCGTCATTGATAAAGATCCGGAGGCGATTCGGCGCATATCCGACAGTTGCGATGTCCAGGTCATCACCGGTTCCGGCAGCACCCCGGTAGTATTGGAAGAAGCCGGCATTAAACAGGCTGAGATACTTCTGGCGGTAACCGACAGTGATGAGATTAACCTGATTGCCTGCCTTGTGGCCAACGTGATTTCGCCCGCTACCAAAAAGCTGGCCCGTATCCGAAATGCCGACTTTGATGCCTATCATGACACCTTCCGTGAAAAAGCCCCCCATATCGATACCATTATCAATCCGGAAACCGAAGTGGTCCGGACCATCGATCGGCTCATGAGCGTGCCCGGCGCAGCGGATGTGGAAGAGTTTGCCGACGGGCGCGTAAAATTTATCGGCGTTCAACTGGATAAGGGGTCGCCGCTGGACGGGGTCCGGCTGGCAGAACTTTCAATGAAAATCGGAAAAACCGCCCCTCTGATCGCGGCAATTGTCAGGGGGGCGGTCTTGACCATCCCCCGCGGTGATGACCGCCTGATGGCGGGGGACCTGGTGTACTTTGTTACCGAAGCGGAAAACCTGACGGATGCCCTGGCGATTTTTGAAAAGCAGGTTGAACCGGTCCGCCGGGTGATGATCGTGGGCGGGGGGCGTTTGGGGCTTCGGCTGTGTCACCTCCTCGAGGAGAAAAATATCTACACCAAAATAGTGGAAAAAAATCCCGACCGCTGTCTTGAACTTGCCAAACGCTTAAACAAGGTGGTGGTCCTCCGCGGCGACGGCTCCAACCAGGAGTTGCTCAAAGAAGAGGGCATTCGGGACATGGACCTGGTGGTGACGCTCACCGACGATGAAAAGACGAACATCTTGGCTTCCCTCCTGGCCAAACGTATGGGCGCCCGCAAGACCATTACCCGAATCACCAGTTTCAGCTACTTCGACCTGATGGAAACCATCGGCACCGATCAGGTCGTCAGCCCCAGGCTTTCAGCCATCAATACCATCTTAAAACACATCCGCCGCGGCAAAGTGCTTTCGGCGGTATCGCTGAAAGGCGAACAGGCTGAAATCTTAGAGACGGTTGCCCTGGAAACATCGGATATTGTCGGAAAACCCCTTAATAAAATTTCCTTTCCCAAAGGGGTGCTGATAACCGTTATCATTCGGGCGGACAGGGTCATCATCCCCTCCGGCAGCAGCATCATTGAACCCGGGGACCGGGTCATCATCTTTGCGTCCCGGCAGGCGGTTCCCAAGATCGAGAAGTTCATGGCAGTCAAGCTGGAGTACTTTTAATGCGCTGGCGCTACATCCTGAATATCATCGGCATACTGAACATTTTTCTGGGCTTTTCGATGGTATTCGCCCTCCTTTGGGGGGTGTATTATCAGGATGGGAGCGTTCAGCCGCTGACCAAATCCCTGATCATCACCCTCCTGAGCGGTTTGCTGGTCTACCTGTTTTCACGCAGCCCCAAAACGGATTATATCAGTCACAAAGAAGGCATGGCCATTGTGGCCATCGGCTGGATCGTGATCGGATTTTTCGGCGCCTTGCCGTTTTACATCGGCGGAACGTTCGATCTTTTTGTGGACGCCTATTTTGAATCCGTTTCCGGGTTTACCACCACCGGCTCCTCGGTCATGACCAACATCGAGAGTGTGGCCAAGGGCCTGCTGTTCTGGCGCAGCCTGATCCAGTGGCTCGGCGGGATGGGGATCATTGTCCTGTCGGTGGCGATTCTGCCCTTTTTAGGGGTGGGCGGCATGCAGCTTTATAAGGCCGAAGTGCCCAGCCCGGTCCCCGACAAGCTCAAACCTCGGGTCCGGGACACCGCCATGATTCTCTGGAAAGTATACGCCCTGATATCGGTTGCGCAGGTGATTTTATTGATGTTCGGAGGCATGGACCTGTTTGATTCGGTTTGCCACACCTTTACCACCATGCCCACCGGCGGGTTTTCACCTAAAAACGCGTCGGTTGCCCATTACAACAGCACCTATATCGATATGGTCATCAATTTTTTCATGCTGGCGGCGGGAATTAACTTTGCCCTGCACTACCAGTTTTTGAGGGGTAAACCGTTGGTTTTCTGGAAGGATTCGGAGTGCCGGTTTTTCCTTGTGACGGTCATGGTTGTAACGGCGATTGTAAGCTTCGATGTTTACGGTTCGGTCTATAAAACCATCGGCCAGGCCTTGCGCTACGGCTCTTTTCAGGTGATCTCAATCCTTACCACCACCGGTTATGCCACCGCCGATTATGAACAGTGGCCTGCTTTTTCACAGCTGGTTCTGCTCCTTTGCATGTTTATCGGCGCTTCGGCCGGTTCCACCGGCGGCGGAATGAAATGCCTGCGGGTGATGCTTTATCTGAAATACTGCTACCGGGAGCTGTTCTCCCTCATTCACCCCCATTCCGTTACCCAGATCAAGATACAGGGAAAGCCGGTTCCCGAGGACGTCATGCGCAGCGTTTTAGGGTTCATGGGTCTCTATACGGGGTTGTTTGCAGTGTCAGCCGTGCTGCTGGCGTGGCTGGGGGTTGACCTGGTGACGTCCATCGCCGCCGTTGCAGCCGCTTTGGGAAATATCGGTCCGGGGCTGGGGATGGTGGGGCCGGTGGACAACTTTGCCCAGATTCCCTACATGGGAAAATGGCTGCTGGTATGGTGCATGCTGCTGGGAAGACTTGAAATTTACACGGTTATTATTCTGCTGGTGCCGGAGTTCTGGCGAAAATAATCAAATTGTTTGCAATTTTTATTGACAACCGTTAAATATATCGTTAGTTAAAAAAACTTTTGGAGGGGCCGTTAACTCAGTCGGTAGAGTATCTGCCTTTTAAGCAGAGAGTCGCGCGTTCGAGTCGCGCACGGCCCACCAGCAATAAATGTCCCCATCGTCTAGCCTGGTCCAGGACACCGGCCTTTCACGCCGGCAACAGGGGTTCAAATCCCCTTGGGGACGCCACAATAAAATTAAGGGGTATCGGTCTTATCCGGTGCCCCTTTTTTGTTTGTCACTGAAAGTTGGTGTTTATTTTTTTACGCCATTCTATGTCGGATAATTTGAATGGTATAATCCGTTTAGGGCGTTTTTTTCTTGACAGTCGTTTTTATCAGGTATATTTAATTAACAAAAAGGTTAATTAAGTATATCTGATGAAACTCCAGGAATTGAGAAATTTAAGCGAATTGTATTTCGGGTATGAGGAGTTAGCCAAAGTCCTCGGCATCAATAATGCCTCGGCCCGGGTGGCTGCCAGCCGTTATGTAAAAAAAGGGCTGTTGGTGCGACTAAAAAGAAATTTGTATGTTCTGCGGGAAGTATGGGATGCTGCCGGATGGGAAGAAAAATATTCCCTGGCAAATCTTGGACAGACCCCCTCATATATCTCTCTCATGACTGCTCTGGAATACTATGCAATCACGACCCAGGTGCAAAGGGGTTTGATTGAATCGATTGCTGTTAAACGAACAAAAGAAATCAGTTTGAATGGTAGCGTTTTTAAATATACAAAGGTTGGAGTCGGTCTGTATTTCGGATTTAAGCGAGAGAAGGGTTTCTTTATAGCGGTGCCGGAGAAGGCACTGCTGGATGCATTTTACCTGATATCATATGGTCGTTATGCGCTTGATATTTCAGCACTGGATACCGAAAAACTTGACAGTGTCACTCTCGAACGGCTGAGCAGAAAATTTCCTTTGAAAACTCAAAACATGTTAAAAAAATATGGATATCTTAAGGCAGCATGAAGTTTTTGAAATAGAAGTCCTGGACAAAATGAACAGTGCAAAGGCGCTTGAGCCGCTTGTCTTCGGAGGCGGGTCAATGCTGAGGCTATGCCATGAGCTGAACCGCTATTCAGTCGATCTCGATTTCTGGTTTATCAAAACCATATCCCAAAAAGGTTATTTTAACAGAATCCGGCAGGCGCTTGAAAAAGATTATGAAATCACAGACTCACAGATAAAGCTAAACACGCTGTTGTTTGAACTTCGTTCCGTCAATTATCCCAAAAGGCTGAAAATCGAGATACGAAGAAAAATAAAGCCCTGCGATTTTCAAAAGAAAATCGCCTTTACTAAATTCAGTAACCGGCAGGTCGTTCTCAACGCTCATACGTTGGAACAGACGATGGAAAACAAAATCGAAGCTTTTCTGAACCGGGGCGAGATCAGGGACTGTTTTGACATTGAGTTCCTGCTCCGGAGGGGGGTGAAACTGCCGGAAGGGATTGCGGGGCAATCAAAAGCATTATTCCAAAGACTGTCGCGGCTGAAAGAAAATGATTTTAAGGTCAAACTGGGATCTATTTTGGAGAGAGACGCCCGGGACTATTATGTTCAGGACCGTTTCAGTTATCTTGAGGAAAAACTGATTTTAGCAATACCAAAACCTTAAATCGAAGAGGTTACTTGTGGCCGGACCCAAGCGGAAAAAAAGGAAGAAAGACGAACAAACCGGGAAGTTGCGCATCGCCGACCACTGGAATGCCATCAGCATCATCGCCAGTTCACAGGCCAATCCGCTCAAGGCGGTGGCCGAGTTTGTGGAAAACAGCATCGATGCCCGCGCCAGGCAGGTCATCATTATGCGGGGAAAGAAAAAGGGCGAATTCTACCTTAAAGTCAGCGACGACGGGGACGGCATTTCCCGGGACGAACAGGGGAGGCCCGATTTTCGGCGCGTGGCCACGCATATCTGTGATTCCATCAAGCGGCAGATTAAAGCTGAGGGCGCAGAGGGGATCCAGGGTGAATTCGGCATCGGTCTTCTCAGCTTCTGGACGGTGGGCCATAACCTCAGCATCACCTGTTGCGGGGCGGATGGAAATACCTACGAAATGACCATGGCCAAGGATTCGCCTGATTTTTTGGTTCTAAAGAAACGGGTATTGATTCCCTTTAAAGGGACCGACCTGTTGATATATCCCCTGTTGCCGGGTCTGCGCTCCCTGACGGGGGAAAGGATCCAACGCTATCTTGCGTCCGAGCTCCGCGACCGGATCAGGGAATCGGGCGTAACGGTCAAGGTTGTGGATCGGACCGGCCGGTCAGAGTACGTGGTGGTCCCGCGGCAGTTCAGCGGGCGATTGCTCCACGACCTGAAACCGGCCGATACGCCGATGGGTGACATCGATCTGGAACTGTATTTGGGCGACCCCGGATCCGACAACCGGATCGGATTGTATCGGCGCGGCACGCGCGTGTTGCCTTCGATTACCGAGATCGACCATTTTCAGAAAGAGCCTTGGACGGCAGGGTATCTGCAGGGAATTGTGGATGCGCCGTTCCTGAATCTGACGCCCGGGACGCGTCATGGCATCATCCGGGATGACCGGTTTGACGCTTTCTGTCGGATGCTGGAACCGGTTGAAGCGCAGCTTCAGCAGATCATCGCAGAGCAGCGCAAGGCCGAAGAAGAGCGTTCCAGTCGCCAGATCCTGCGTAAGGTGCAGCGTGCCTTGAAGGAAGCGTTTCTGCGTCTGCCCCAGGAGGAATATGACTGGTTCGATATCCATGGCGGCAAAACGCAAAAGAAAAAAGAAACACTTTTTACCAGCGGGCCGGTGGGCGGTGCTGTCCGCAATGAAAACGGTCGGGCAGAGGGAACACCCGAGTCATCCTCCGATTTTGACGGCAACGAGGGAGAGCAGAAAGAATTCTTTGAATTTGCCGGGCCGTTGTTCAGTGTGCTGATCTCTCCCAAGTCGAGCGTGGTTCCGGTTGAAAAAAGCCGAAAATTCCGGGCGGTGTGCCGGGATCGCTCTCGTCGGACCGTATGGCAGGATCTGAACTATCACTGGGAAATTACGGACGGTGAGGGGCGACTTGAAGGCGATGATGGGGAGTCAGTTGTTTTTACAGCGCCCCCGGAACCGGGCCTGACCACTGTGAGGGTCAGTGTTCGCCAGGGAGAGACGGAATGCATTGATGAAGCGTTGATTACCGTTACGGATTCACTTTTGGACAAATCGTCCGGAGCTGAGGGTTCGCGCAAAGGGCTGCCCGGATATACCTACCGCCGGGCGCCGGGGGAAATGTGGCGCTCACGGTTCGAAGCGGATAAGAACGTGGTCGTCATTAATAATGGGCACAGAGACTTCGTGTACGCCGGTAAGCAGAAAGTCCGTAAGCTGCGCTACATCTGCCGCCTGTTCTGCAAGGAACTGGTTCGTCACAATTTTCCCGGGCTGCCGACAGACGAAATCCTTGAGCGCATGATCGAGCTGTCCCTGTATACGGAAGAGCATCTGAAGTGATGGATAAATCAAACAAAAAAACAGTGCTGGTGATTGAAGACGACCCGAACACGGCTGCTCTGATTGCGCTCTATCTTGAGAGGGAAGGTTTCAAACCCGTAACTGCGGTGGATGGCGCTGAAGGCTTGGCCCTGGCCGGGCAGACCGGAAGCGGATAGGCCGCGTCCTGCGAACCCTGACCGACAACGCCGTCCGCTATACACCGACGAAGGGTATGCTGGATATTCAGATCGAAGCCGATCCCCGGCAAGACCGGGTCGAGTATCGTAATGACGCTGAAGATCTGAACAGCAAGGCTCTCCCCTACATTTCTTTATAGTTTCTTTACACCTCCTTTAATCCGCTGTCTTATTTTTCAATCAGGCAAACCTTGATGGTCTCGTAAAAAGTCGAAAATGCGCCTTTATCGTCATTCCCGCGAAGGCGGGAATCCAGTGATTTCAAATGGTTCTGGATGC includes the following:
- a CDS encoding ATP-binding protein codes for the protein MAGPKRKKRKKDEQTGKLRIADHWNAISIIASSQANPLKAVAEFVENSIDARARQVIIMRGKKKGEFYLKVSDDGDGISRDEQGRPDFRRVATHICDSIKRQIKAEGAEGIQGEFGIGLLSFWTVGHNLSITCCGADGNTYEMTMAKDSPDFLVLKKRVLIPFKGTDLLIYPLLPGLRSLTGERIQRYLASELRDRIRESGVTVKVVDRTGRSEYVVVPRQFSGRLLHDLKPADTPMGDIDLELYLGDPGSDNRIGLYRRGTRVLPSITEIDHFQKEPWTAGYLQGIVDAPFLNLTPGTRHGIIRDDRFDAFCRMLEPVEAQLQQIIAEQRKAEEERSSRQILRKVQRALKEAFLRLPQEEYDWFDIHGGKTQKKKETLFTSGPVGGAVRNENGRAEGTPESSSDFDGNEGEQKEFFEFAGPLFSVLISPKSSVVPVEKSRKFRAVCRDRSRRTVWQDLNYHWEITDGEGRLEGDDGESVVFTAPPEPGLTTVRVSVRQGETECIDEALITVTDSLLDKSSGAEGSRKGLPGYTYRRAPGEMWRSRFEADKNVVVINNGHRDFVYAGKQKVRKLRYICRLFCKELVRHNFPGLPTDEILERMIELSLYTEEHLK
- a CDS encoding nucleotidyl transferase AbiEii/AbiGii toxin family protein, with amino-acid sequence MDILRQHEVFEIEVLDKMNSAKALEPLVFGGGSMLRLCHELNRYSVDLDFWFIKTISQKGYFNRIRQALEKDYEITDSQIKLNTLLFELRSVNYPKRLKIEIRRKIKPCDFQKKIAFTKFSNRQVVLNAHTLEQTMENKIEAFLNRGEIRDCFDIEFLLRRGVKLPEGIAGQSKALFQRLSRLKENDFKVKLGSILERDARDYYVQDRFSYLEEKLILAIPKP
- a CDS encoding TrkH family potassium uptake protein is translated as MRWRYILNIIGILNIFLGFSMVFALLWGVYYQDGSVQPLTKSLIITLLSGLLVYLFSRSPKTDYISHKEGMAIVAIGWIVIGFFGALPFYIGGTFDLFVDAYFESVSGFTTTGSSVMTNIESVAKGLLFWRSLIQWLGGMGIIVLSVAILPFLGVGGMQLYKAEVPSPVPDKLKPRVRDTAMILWKVYALISVAQVILLMFGGMDLFDSVCHTFTTMPTGGFSPKNASVAHYNSTYIDMVINFFMLAAGINFALHYQFLRGKPLVFWKDSECRFFLVTVMVVTAIVSFDVYGSVYKTIGQALRYGSFQVISILTTTGYATADYEQWPAFSQLVLLLCMFIGASAGSTGGGMKCLRVMLYLKYCYRELFSLIHPHSVTQIKIQGKPVPEDVMRSVLGFMGLYTGLFAVSAVLLAWLGVDLVTSIAAVAAALGNIGPGLGMVGPVDNFAQIPYMGKWLLVWCMLLGRLEIYTVIILLVPEFWRK